Proteins encoded within one genomic window of Comamonas endophytica:
- a CDS encoding VirB4 family type IV secretion/conjugal transfer ATPase, whose amino-acid sequence MIPAIAVSIAVLGAVLLLWLLLRIRAVDAQLKLKRHRCGDAGLADLLNYAAVVDDGVIVGKNGSFTAAWLYKGEDHGSSTDVQREAVSMRINHALAGLGNGWMLHVDAVRMPAPRYGASGLSHFPDPVSAAIDEERRRLFERLGTMYEGYFILSLTYFPPLLAQRRFVELMFDDDTRAPGHRARTQGLIEHFQRECVAVESRLSSAIELQRLRGQKITQEDGSRVTHDDLLRWLQRCITGLDHPVQLPRNPMYLDALLGGQELLGGVVPKIGRQFIQVVAIEGFPLESTPGMLTALGELACEYRWSSRFIFMDGIEAVKHFDRFRKKWRQKTRGFFDQVFNTHTGAIDQDALSMVADAEAAIGEINSGLVAAGYFTGVVVLMDPDRAQLEASARQIEKAVNRLGFAARVETINTLDAFLGSLPGHGVENVRRPLINTLNLADLLPTSSIWTGLNAAPCPMYPPLAPALMHCVTQGATPFRLNLHVRDLGHTFMFGPTGAGKSTHLALLAAQLRRYPGMCIHAFDKGLSMYPLAKAVGGRHFNVAADDDKLAFCPLQFLDTRADRAWAMEWIDSLLALNHVVSTPAQRNEVGNAVMNMHASGARTLSELTVTIQDETIREALRQYTVDGCMGHLLDAQEDGLQLSDFTVFEIEELMGLGEKYALPTLLYLFRRIERSLKGQPAAIILDEAWLMLGHPVFRAKIREWLKVMRKANCLVLMATQSLSDAAQSGILDVIVESTATKIFLPNVYARDEDTAALYRRMGLNARQIDILATATPKRQYYYVSESGRRLYDLALGPLALAFVGASDKESLGTIKGLEARHGAAWVEPWLAARNLQLNDYKEAA is encoded by the coding sequence ATGATCCCCGCCATCGCCGTTTCCATTGCCGTGCTGGGCGCGGTACTGCTGCTGTGGCTTTTGCTGCGCATCCGCGCCGTGGACGCCCAACTCAAGCTCAAGCGCCACCGTTGCGGCGACGCCGGGCTGGCCGACCTGCTCAACTATGCGGCCGTGGTCGATGACGGTGTCATCGTCGGCAAGAACGGATCCTTCACCGCCGCCTGGCTCTACAAGGGCGAAGACCACGGCAGCAGCACCGACGTGCAGCGCGAGGCCGTGTCCATGCGCATTAACCACGCGCTGGCCGGCCTGGGCAATGGCTGGATGCTGCACGTCGATGCGGTGCGCATGCCGGCGCCGCGCTATGGCGCCTCGGGGCTCTCGCATTTTCCCGACCCGGTCTCGGCCGCGATCGACGAGGAGCGACGCCGGCTCTTCGAGCGGCTCGGGACGATGTACGAGGGCTACTTCATCCTGAGTCTGACCTACTTTCCACCGCTGCTGGCACAGCGCAGGTTTGTCGAGCTGATGTTCGACGACGACACGCGCGCCCCCGGACACCGGGCGCGTACGCAGGGTCTGATCGAGCATTTCCAGCGCGAGTGCGTGGCCGTCGAATCGCGCCTGTCCTCGGCCATCGAGTTGCAGCGCCTGCGTGGCCAGAAGATCACCCAAGAAGATGGCTCGCGGGTCACGCATGACGACCTGCTGCGTTGGCTGCAGCGCTGCATCACCGGGCTGGACCACCCTGTGCAGTTGCCGCGCAACCCCATGTATCTCGATGCGCTGCTCGGCGGCCAGGAATTGCTGGGCGGCGTGGTGCCAAAGATCGGGCGCCAATTCATCCAGGTGGTGGCCATCGAAGGCTTTCCGCTGGAGTCCACGCCTGGCATGCTGACGGCGCTGGGCGAACTGGCCTGCGAATACCGTTGGTCGAGCCGCTTCATCTTCATGGACGGCATCGAGGCGGTGAAGCACTTCGACCGCTTCCGCAAGAAATGGCGGCAAAAGACGCGCGGCTTCTTCGATCAGGTATTCAACACCCATACCGGCGCCATCGATCAGGATGCGCTGTCGATGGTGGCCGATGCCGAGGCAGCCATTGGCGAGATCAACAGCGGGCTCGTGGCCGCCGGCTATTTCACCGGTGTGGTGGTGCTCATGGACCCCGATCGCGCGCAGCTCGAGGCCTCGGCGCGGCAGATCGAGAAGGCCGTCAACCGGCTGGGCTTCGCGGCGCGCGTGGAAACCATCAACACTCTCGATGCCTTCCTGGGCAGCCTGCCGGGCCATGGCGTGGAGAACGTGCGCCGGCCGCTGATCAACACGTTGAACCTTGCCGACCTGCTGCCCACCAGCAGCATCTGGACCGGGCTGAATGCCGCGCCGTGCCCCATGTATCCGCCACTGGCTCCGGCGCTGATGCACTGCGTGACGCAGGGCGCCACGCCCTTCCGGCTGAACCTGCATGTGCGCGACCTGGGCCATACCTTCATGTTCGGGCCCACCGGTGCCGGCAAGTCCACCCACCTTGCCTTGCTGGCCGCGCAGCTGCGGCGCTATCCAGGCATGTGCATCCATGCGTTCGACAAGGGCCTGTCCATGTATCCGCTGGCCAAGGCCGTGGGCGGCCGGCATTTCAACGTGGCGGCAGACGACGACAAGCTGGCCTTCTGCCCGCTGCAGTTCCTCGACACCCGAGCCGACCGGGCCTGGGCCATGGAATGGATCGACTCGCTGCTCGCGCTCAACCACGTGGTGAGCACGCCGGCGCAGCGCAACGAGGTCGGCAATGCGGTCATGAACATGCATGCCAGCGGCGCGCGCACGCTATCGGAGCTCACGGTGACGATCCAGGACGAAACCATCCGCGAGGCGCTGCGCCAGTACACCGTCGACGGCTGCATGGGCCATCTGCTGGACGCGCAGGAAGACGGTCTGCAGCTGTCGGACTTCACGGTGTTCGAGATCGAGGAGCTGATGGGCCTGGGCGAGAAGTACGCCTTGCCGACGCTGCTGTATCTGTTCCGGCGCATCGAACGCAGCCTCAAGGGCCAGCCCGCCGCCATCATCCTCGACGAGGCCTGGCTGATGCTGGGGCACCCGGTGTTCCGCGCCAAGATCCGCGAATGGCTCAAGGTCATGCGCAAGGCCAATTGCCTGGTGTTGATGGCGACCCAGAGCCTGTCCGATGCGGCCCAGTCGGGCATTCTCGACGTGATTGTCGAGTCGACGGCCACCAAGATCTTCCTTCCCAACGTGTATGCGCGCGATGAGGACACCGCCGCGCTGTACCGGCGCATGGGACTCAATGCGCGGCAGATCGACATCCTTGCTACGGCGACCCCGAAGCGGCAGTACTACTACGTCTCCGAAAGCGGCCGGCGCCTATATGACCTGGCACTCGGGCCGCTGGCGCTGGCCTTCGTCGGTGCCTCGGACAAGGAATCGCTGGGCACCATCAAGGGGCTCGAAGCCCGGCATGGCGCAGCCTGGGTTGAGCCCTGGCTCGCCGCGCGCAATCTGCAACTGAATGACTACAAGGAGGCGGCATGA
- a CDS encoding conjugal transfer protein TrbD, whose product MALRSIPIRRSGNRDNLFMGGDRELVMFSGLLAFALVFSAQELRATFAGLGLWFGALFACRLMAKSDPKLRPVYLRHRRYRAYYSARSTPFRVNRAAHERLPR is encoded by the coding sequence ATGGCACTGCGTTCCATTCCCATCCGCCGCTCGGGCAACCGCGACAACCTGTTCATGGGCGGCGACCGTGAGCTGGTGATGTTCTCGGGACTTCTGGCGTTCGCGCTGGTGTTCAGCGCACAGGAGCTGCGCGCCACATTTGCCGGTCTGGGGCTGTGGTTCGGCGCGCTGTTCGCATGCCGGTTGATGGCCAAATCCGATCCCAAGCTGCGCCCGGTGTATCTGCGCCATCGCCGCTACAGGGCCTATTACAGCGCGCGCAGCACGCCATTTCGCGTGAACCGCGCGGCGCATGAAAGGCTGCCGCGATGA
- the trbC gene encoding conjugal transfer system pilin TrbC — protein MPRGFWLLLSLLMLWLLVVPGAWAAEGQGGALPYESWLGNLRNSVTGPVAFALSIIGIVIAGGVLIFGGDLNGFFRTMVFLVLVMALLVGAQNVMGTFFGRGAEIAQAATPQPAVAAGRALLQG, from the coding sequence GTGCCACGCGGATTCTGGCTGCTGCTGTCATTGCTCATGCTGTGGCTGCTGGTCGTACCTGGGGCCTGGGCCGCGGAGGGCCAGGGCGGCGCGCTGCCCTACGAGAGCTGGCTCGGCAATCTGCGCAACTCCGTCACCGGGCCCGTGGCCTTCGCGCTGTCGATCATCGGCATCGTGATCGCGGGGGGGGTGCTGATCTTTGGCGGCGACCTCAACGGCTTTTTCCGCACCATGGTCTTCCTGGTGCTGGTCATGGCATTGCTGGTCGGCGCGCAGAACGTCATGGGCACCTTCTTCGGCCGCGGCGCTGAAATAGCCCAGGCCGCCACGCCGCAGCCGGCGGTGGCTGCCGGCCGGGCTCTTCTCCAGGGGTGA
- the trbB gene encoding P-type conjugative transfer ATPase TrbB has product MIEEDFSSLKERAKRKLERDMGPLLLGALNDPRTVELMLNADGRLWQERLGEKMQCIGALRAAQSEAIIKTIAGYHGKEVTRGKPVLEGEFPLDGSRFAGQLPPVVPAPTFAIRKRAVAIFALAQYVEAGIMTRAQHDALQAAVRDHRNILVIGGTGSGKTTLVNAIIHEMVLCDPTERVFILEDTGEIQCAAENFVQFHTSMDVPMSALLKTTLRMRPDRILVGEVRGAEALDLLDAWNTGHEGGAATLHANNASAGLSRLRSLITRNEAAPADIEALIGEAVHVVVHIARTPEGGRRVQEILGISGHANGRYITQGL; this is encoded by the coding sequence ATGATCGAAGAGGACTTCTCCAGTCTCAAGGAACGAGCGAAACGCAAGCTCGAGCGCGACATGGGGCCCCTGCTGCTGGGGGCGTTGAACGATCCGCGCACCGTGGAGCTCATGCTCAATGCCGATGGGCGGCTGTGGCAGGAGCGGCTGGGGGAGAAGATGCAATGCATAGGTGCACTGCGCGCGGCGCAGTCCGAAGCCATCATCAAGACCATTGCCGGCTACCACGGCAAGGAGGTCACCCGCGGCAAGCCCGTGCTCGAGGGTGAATTCCCGCTCGACGGCTCGCGTTTCGCCGGCCAGTTGCCGCCGGTGGTGCCGGCGCCCACCTTTGCCATCCGCAAGCGCGCCGTCGCGATCTTCGCGCTGGCACAGTATGTCGAAGCCGGCATCATGACCCGGGCCCAGCACGATGCCCTGCAGGCCGCGGTGCGCGACCATCGCAATATCCTGGTCATCGGCGGCACCGGCTCCGGCAAGACCACGCTGGTCAACGCCATCATCCATGAAATGGTCCTGTGCGACCCCACGGAGCGCGTTTTCATCCTCGAGGACACCGGCGAGATCCAGTGCGCGGCGGAGAACTTCGTGCAGTTCCATACCTCGATGGACGTGCCGATGTCGGCGCTGCTCAAGACCACGCTGCGCATGCGTCCCGACCGCATCCTGGTGGGCGAGGTGCGCGGCGCCGAGGCGCTCGATCTGCTCGATGCCTGGAACACCGGGCACGAGGGCGGGGCGGCCACGCTCCACGCCAACAACGCCAGTGCCGGGCTGTCGCGGCTGCGTTCGCTGATCACGCGCAACGAGGCGGCGCCGGCAGACATCGAAGCGCTCATCGGCGAGGCGGTTCATGTCGTGGTGCATATCGCCCGCACCCCCGAAGGCGGCCGCCGGGTCCAGGAAATCCTCGGCATTTCCGGGCACGCGAACGGCCGCTACATCACCCAAGGACTGTGA
- a CDS encoding helix-turn-helix domain-containing protein: MYYEIFMANVLRLLDDKQMTKQTLAQKAGMSISFLSDLTNGKANPSLKIMAAIAAALDVPLPALLEAPETTPAVHETAGRYRLTRRLPQGLSQVSAVLTDYQAFNVRQWDEANRKAISKSGDAPS, encoded by the coding sequence GTGTACTACGAGATTTTCATGGCCAATGTGCTGAGGTTGCTCGACGATAAGCAGATGACCAAGCAGACCCTGGCGCAGAAGGCCGGCATGTCGATTTCGTTTCTTTCCGATCTGACCAACGGCAAGGCCAACCCTTCGCTGAAGATCATGGCCGCCATCGCTGCCGCACTCGACGTTCCCCTGCCCGCGCTGCTCGAGGCCCCCGAAACCACTCCTGCGGTACATGAAACGGCGGGTAGGTACCGCCTGACGCGCCGTCTGCCCCAGGGGCTGTCCCAGGTGTCGGCCGTGCTCACGGATTACCAGGCTTTCAATGTGCGCCAGTGGGACGAGGCCAATCGCAAGGCCATTTCCAAATCCGGTGATGCTCCTTCTTGA
- the dkgB gene encoding 2,5-didehydrogluconate reductase DkgB: MTSSFSIPDLGLGTFRLTGGTVIDSVRNALELGYRAIDTAQIYGNEADIGQAIADSGVAREQLFLTTKIWTENLGRAQLLPSLRESLARLRTGQVDLTLIHWPSPGGAVPLTETLDALMQARELGLTRAIGISNFPVALQQQAIDAVGAQHIATNQIELHPRLHNPAVVAHARAHGIRITSYMTLGYGQALQEPMLQAIAQARGASVAQVTLAWALARGFAVIPSSTQRPHLAGNLAAQELRLSAGEVAQIDAMDRGQRLVDPEGLAPQWD, translated from the coding sequence ATGACATCTTCCTTTTCCATCCCCGACCTGGGCCTGGGCACCTTCCGCCTCACCGGCGGCACCGTGATCGACTCGGTGCGCAATGCGCTGGAGCTCGGCTACCGTGCCATCGACACCGCGCAGATCTATGGCAACGAAGCGGATATCGGCCAAGCCATCGCCGATAGCGGCGTGGCGCGCGAGCAACTGTTCCTGACCACCAAGATCTGGACTGAAAACCTGGGCCGCGCGCAGCTGCTGCCCAGCCTGCGCGAAAGCCTGGCCAGGCTGCGCACCGGCCAGGTCGATCTGACGCTGATCCACTGGCCATCGCCCGGCGGCGCGGTGCCGCTGACCGAAACCCTGGATGCGTTGATGCAGGCCAGGGAGCTGGGACTGACACGCGCCATCGGCATCTCCAACTTTCCCGTAGCCTTGCAGCAGCAGGCGATCGATGCGGTGGGCGCGCAGCACATTGCCACCAACCAGATCGAGCTGCATCCGCGGCTGCACAATCCTGCCGTGGTCGCGCATGCGCGCGCGCATGGCATCCGCATCACCTCGTACATGACCCTCGGTTATGGCCAGGCGCTGCAGGAGCCCATGCTCCAGGCCATCGCACAGGCGCGCGGCGCAAGCGTCGCCCAGGTCACGCTGGCCTGGGCGCTGGCGCGCGGGTTCGCGGTGATTCCGTCGTCGACCCAGCGCCCCCATCTGGCCGGCAATCTGGCGGCTCAGGAGCTGCGCCTGAGCGCCGGGGAGGTGGCGCAGATCGACGCCATGGACCGTGGGCAGCGCCTGGTGGATCCTGAAGGCCTGGCACCGCAGTGGGATTGA
- a CDS encoding MFS transporter translates to MPLALLALTISAFAIGTTEFVIVGLLPTLASDLSISLPSAGLLVSLYALGVAVGAPVLTALTGRLPRKLLLLALMALFTGGNLLAWQAPGFAALVAARLLTGLAHGVFFSIGSTLATSLVPREKAASAIAIMFTGLTVALVTGVPLGTFIGQHFGWRETFLAVSLLGALALVASLVFVPGQLRYAPPSSLAQQARVLTEPRLLLVYATTAIGYGGSFIPFTFLAAILTEISGFSTGAVGWVLLVYGLSVAVGNLWGGRLADRRGATAALKIIFAALAAVLLLLNFTAPHPWLAVATVLLWGAVAFGNVPGLQVYVVKQAERFAPQAVDVASGLNIAAFNLGIAGAAWAGGLIVSRWGLMHTPWIGALVVLGSLALTHWSGALDRRDGLALRAAGQ, encoded by the coding sequence ATGCCACTTGCCCTTCTTGCGCTGACGATCAGCGCCTTTGCCATCGGGACCACCGAATTCGTCATCGTCGGCCTGCTGCCCACCCTGGCTTCCGATCTTTCCATCAGCCTGCCCTCGGCCGGCCTGCTGGTCAGCCTCTATGCGCTGGGCGTGGCCGTCGGCGCCCCCGTGCTCACCGCGCTTACGGGCCGGCTGCCGCGCAAGTTGCTGCTGCTTGCGCTGATGGCGCTGTTCACCGGCGGCAACCTGCTGGCCTGGCAGGCACCGGGCTTCGCGGCGCTTGTGGCAGCGCGCTTGCTCACAGGGCTGGCCCATGGCGTGTTCTTCTCCATTGGCTCCACCCTTGCCACCAGCCTCGTGCCGCGCGAGAAGGCCGCCAGCGCGATTGCCATCATGTTCACCGGCCTCACGGTAGCCCTGGTGACGGGCGTGCCGCTGGGCACCTTCATCGGCCAGCACTTTGGCTGGCGCGAGACCTTTCTTGCGGTGTCACTGCTGGGCGCGCTGGCCCTTGTCGCCAGCCTGGTGTTCGTGCCGGGCCAGCTGCGCTATGCCCCACCTTCCTCGCTGGCCCAGCAGGCCCGGGTACTGACCGAGCCCCGTCTGCTGCTGGTCTATGCCACCACGGCCATCGGCTATGGCGGCAGCTTCATTCCCTTCACCTTTCTGGCTGCGATCCTTACCGAGATCTCCGGTTTCAGCACGGGCGCGGTGGGTTGGGTGCTGCTGGTATATGGCCTGTCGGTGGCCGTCGGCAACCTCTGGGGCGGCCGGCTGGCCGACCGCCGCGGCGCCACTGCCGCACTGAAGATCATCTTTGCCGCGCTGGCCGCCGTGCTGCTGCTGCTCAACTTCACCGCGCCGCACCCCTGGCTGGCCGTGGCCACGGTGCTGCTGTGGGGCGCAGTGGCTTTCGGGAATGTGCCCGGGCTGCAGGTCTATGTCGTCAAGCAGGCCGAGCGCTTTGCGCCCCAGGCGGTGGACGTGGCCTCCGGCCTGAACATCGCCGCGTTCAACCTCGGCATTGCCGGGGCGGCCTGGGCCGGCGGGCTGATCGTCAGCCGCTGGGGGCTGATGCATACCCCCTGGATCGGTGCGCTGGTGGTGCTGGGGTCGCTGGCGCTGACCCACTGGAGCGGCGCTCTGGACCGCCGCGATGGCTTGGCCCTGCGAGCGGCCGGCCAATGA
- a CDS encoding LysR substrate-binding domain-containing protein, giving the protein MKTTLDEMQAFVTVIDTGSITAAAGQLAQTVSGMSRTLRRLEQKLGTTLLRRTTRRLALTEEGALFLLRARGVLDAVASAEEEIAARRTHPAGRLRVNAASPFMLHAVVPLLSGFRARFPDIELELNSNDDLIDLIEQRTDVGLRIGALRDSTLHARPLARFALRVLASPAYLKAHGRPRQVEDLRQHSLLGFTQPESLNRWPLRHPGGEDWEITPALRASSGETLRQLALAGEGIACLADFMTRADRARGDLVQVLVPHTVQQLQPVNAVYYRNTELAARIQVFVDYLAQALQRAD; this is encoded by the coding sequence ATGAAAACCACGCTCGATGAAATGCAGGCCTTCGTCACGGTGATCGACACCGGCTCGATCACCGCCGCGGCCGGGCAACTGGCGCAGACGGTATCGGGCATGAGCCGCACGCTGCGCCGGCTGGAACAAAAGCTCGGCACCACGCTGCTGCGGCGCACCACGCGCCGGCTCGCGCTGACGGAGGAAGGCGCCCTGTTCCTGCTGCGCGCGCGCGGCGTGCTCGATGCCGTGGCCTCGGCCGAAGAGGAGATCGCGGCGCGCCGCACGCATCCCGCGGGCCGGCTGCGCGTCAATGCCGCGTCGCCCTTCATGCTGCATGCCGTGGTGCCGCTGCTCAGCGGCTTTCGCGCGCGCTTTCCCGACATCGAGCTGGAGCTCAACAGCAACGACGACCTGATCGACCTGATCGAGCAGCGCACCGATGTCGGGCTGCGCATCGGCGCGCTGCGCGACTCCACGCTGCATGCGCGGCCGCTGGCGCGCTTCGCGCTGCGCGTGCTGGCATCCCCGGCCTACCTCAAGGCGCATGGACGTCCGCGCCAGGTCGAGGATCTCCGGCAGCACAGCCTGCTGGGTTTCACCCAGCCAGAAAGTCTGAACCGCTGGCCGCTGCGCCACCCGGGCGGCGAGGACTGGGAGATCACGCCCGCGCTGCGCGCTTCGAGCGGCGAGACGCTGCGCCAGCTGGCGCTGGCCGGCGAAGGCATTGCCTGCCTGGCCGACTTCATGACCCGGGCCGACCGCGCGCGCGGCGACCTGGTGCAGGTGCTTGTGCCGCATACGGTGCAGCAGCTGCAGCCAGTGAATGCGGTGTATTACCGCAACACGGAGCTGGCGGCACGCATCCAGGTGTTTGTCGACTATCTGGCACAGGCGCTGCAGCGCGCGGACTGA
- a CDS encoding flavin reductase family protein encodes MAAAKHDFPVEQIRRYLEPGPVVLVSSRFGEETDIMAMGWHTVMEFSPSLVGCVISSANHSFGLVRQSGECVINLPTSALADVVAKVGNCSGAEVDKFAAFGLTAEPAQQVGAPLIRECHASFECKLVDDALVERYNFFVFEVVKAHVARSPRRPQTLHYTGDGVFMLSGKTMVRKALFTKVC; translated from the coding sequence ATGGCAGCAGCAAAGCATGATTTCCCGGTCGAGCAGATCCGCCGTTACCTCGAGCCCGGGCCCGTGGTGCTGGTGTCGTCGCGCTTCGGAGAAGAGACCGACATCATGGCCATGGGCTGGCACACGGTGATGGAGTTCTCACCCTCCCTGGTCGGCTGCGTGATCTCCAGCGCCAACCACAGCTTCGGGCTGGTGCGGCAAAGCGGCGAATGCGTCATCAACCTGCCCACCAGCGCGCTGGCCGATGTGGTCGCGAAGGTGGGCAACTGCAGCGGAGCGGAGGTGGACAAATTCGCGGCCTTCGGGTTGACGGCCGAGCCCGCGCAGCAGGTCGGCGCGCCCCTGATCCGCGAGTGCCACGCCAGCTTCGAGTGCAAGCTGGTCGACGACGCGCTGGTGGAGCGCTACAACTTCTTTGTCTTCGAGGTGGTGAAGGCGCATGTCGCGCGTTCGCCCCGGCGCCCGCAGACCCTGCATTACACCGGCGACGGCGTCTTCATGCTTTCGGGCAAAACCATGGTCCGCAAGGCGCTGTTCACCAAGGTTTGCTGA
- the yghU gene encoding glutathione-dependent disulfide-bond oxidoreductase — protein MEQNPNHIPKVWSPPTALGGKFGGINRPTAGARQEQALPRGDKPLQLYSMETPNGVKVAILLEELRALGVEGAAYDAHRIDIMRGEQFGSGFVEINPNSKIPALVDQSEAQPVPVFESGAILLYLAEKFGHFVPAGAQRAQCLSWLFWQMGSAPYLGGGFGHFHVYAPERIPYAIDRFTMETKRQLSVLDQQLQKHEYICGGDYTIADMAIWPWYGCVALGRVYNAAEFLDAQAYPHLLRWAHQIDARAAVRLGSALFK, from the coding sequence ATGGAACAAAATCCGAACCACATTCCCAAGGTATGGAGCCCGCCCACCGCGCTGGGCGGCAAGTTCGGCGGCATCAACCGCCCCACGGCCGGCGCCCGGCAGGAGCAGGCGCTGCCGCGTGGCGACAAGCCGCTGCAGCTCTATTCGATGGAGACGCCCAATGGCGTCAAGGTCGCCATCCTGCTGGAGGAGCTCAGGGCCCTCGGAGTCGAGGGCGCGGCCTATGATGCGCACCGCATCGACATCATGCGGGGCGAGCAATTCGGCAGCGGTTTCGTCGAGATCAACCCGAACTCGAAGATTCCGGCGCTGGTGGACCAGAGCGAAGCGCAGCCGGTGCCGGTCTTTGAATCCGGCGCCATCTTGCTGTACCTGGCGGAGAAGTTCGGCCACTTCGTGCCTGCCGGGGCGCAGCGCGCGCAGTGCCTGTCTTGGCTGTTCTGGCAGATGGGAAGCGCGCCCTACCTGGGCGGCGGCTTCGGGCATTTCCATGTCTATGCGCCCGAGCGCATCCCGTACGCGATAGACCGTTTCACGATGGAAACCAAGCGCCAGCTGAGCGTGCTGGACCAGCAGCTGCAAAAGCATGAGTACATCTGCGGCGGCGACTACACCATTGCCGACATGGCGATCTGGCCCTGGTATGGCTGCGTGGCCCTGGGCCGCGTGTACAACGCCGCGGAATTCCTCGATGCACAGGCCTATCCGCACCTGCTGCGTTGGGCGCATCAAATCGACGCGCGTGCGGCGGTGCGCCTGGGCAGTGCGCTGTTCAAATGA
- a CDS encoding LysR substrate-binding domain-containing protein has protein sequence MKSLLAVVDSGSIAEAARTEHLTAAAIGQRVQVLERELGFALLSRSGHTAQPTPACERLIARARRLVREAALLQGDASADGLGGSLRIGAVSTALTGLLPGALRHFTRAAPQARVLIVPGTSRALYRMLQAGEIDAALIAAPPFDLPRTLHAMELRHEPLMLLAPKGTRGSPAALLRRMPYIRYDPSAWGGRHAAQWLADRELAPAVLCDLDALEAIALLVADGMGVSLVPQWPGIERFAGDCRAVAIAGAAYARSMLLVRALAPDFPQTMQLLERSLQAGGDAGAAGAPTRAR, from the coding sequence TTGAAAAGCCTGTTGGCCGTGGTCGACAGCGGCTCGATTGCCGAGGCCGCGCGCACCGAGCACCTGACGGCAGCGGCCATAGGCCAGCGCGTGCAGGTGCTCGAGCGCGAGCTGGGCTTCGCGCTGCTGTCGCGCAGCGGCCATACCGCGCAGCCGACCCCGGCCTGCGAGCGGCTGATCGCGCGCGCGCGCCGGCTGGTGCGTGAAGCCGCGCTGCTGCAGGGCGACGCCAGCGCCGACGGCTTGGGCGGGAGCCTGCGCATCGGTGCGGTGTCGACGGCACTGACGGGATTGCTGCCCGGCGCACTGCGCCACTTCACCCGGGCGGCGCCCCAGGCCAGGGTGCTCATCGTGCCGGGCACTTCGCGCGCGCTGTACCGCATGCTGCAGGCCGGCGAGATCGATGCGGCGCTGATTGCCGCGCCGCCCTTCGACCTGCCCAGGACGCTGCACGCGATGGAATTGCGCCATGAGCCGCTGATGCTGCTGGCGCCCAAGGGCACCCGCGGCAGCCCGGCGGCGCTGCTGCGCAGGATGCCCTACATCCGCTACGACCCCAGCGCCTGGGGCGGCCGGCACGCTGCGCAGTGGCTTGCCGACCGGGAACTCGCGCCCGCCGTGCTGTGCGATCTCGATGCGCTCGAGGCCATCGCGCTGCTAGTGGCCGATGGCATGGGAGTCAGCCTGGTGCCGCAGTGGCCCGGCATCGAGCGCTTTGCCGGCGACTGCCGCGCGGTCGCGATTGCGGGCGCTGCGTATGCGCGCTCGATGCTTCTGGTGCGCGCGCTGGCGCCGGATTTCCCGCAGACCATGCAGCTTCTGGAGCGCTCGCTGCAGGCAGGCGGCGACGCGGGGGCGGCGGGTGCTCCGACACGCGCGCGCTGA
- a CDS encoding VOC family protein produces the protein MRTSFHLAYHVRDLDQSRAFYGGLLGCTEGRSTDTWVDFDFFGHQISLHLGEPFPVTNTGRVGEHMVPMPHLGLVMAMDDWQALAARLTAQQFEFVLKPQIRFEGQPGEQATMFFLDPSGNPIEVKGFRDLDKVYAS, from the coding sequence ATGCGCACCAGCTTCCACCTTGCCTACCATGTCCGTGATCTCGACCAGTCCCGCGCCTTCTATGGCGGCCTGCTGGGCTGCACCGAGGGCCGCAGCACCGACACCTGGGTCGACTTCGACTTCTTCGGCCACCAGATCTCGCTGCACCTGGGCGAGCCCTTCCCCGTCACCAACACCGGCCGCGTCGGCGAGCACATGGTGCCCATGCCGCATCTGGGTCTGGTGATGGCCATGGACGACTGGCAGGCGCTCGCAGCCCGGCTCACGGCGCAGCAGTTCGAGTTCGTGTTGAAGCCGCAGATCCGCTTCGAAGGCCAACCTGGCGAGCAGGCAACCATGTTCTTCCTGGACCCGAGCGGCAATCCTATCGAGGTCAAGGGTTTCAGGGATCTGGACAAGGTCTACGCGTCGTGA